From Pyrenophora tritici-repentis strain M4 chromosome 1, whole genome shotgun sequence, the proteins below share one genomic window:
- a CDS encoding BTB domain containing protein, whose protein sequence is MAEASKQQVLTTVKGLLESGAYSDFVITCGADTHKVHKAIVCTQVDFFAHALEFGGKESTLHKVDLPRDDPEAVKQMIQYLYKGEYDPVLPDTESTKTERFPMDETKSMTYHFSGNTFTYAFPHTCTSVWGTDVYVCSHHTCGSAPKTDFVCEECDPSLAYVPLNGTSDQLLLHAKMYEITDKYNVVGLKDLVVEKFSRACKNFWDDDNFPVAAHHAFSTAPEDDMDLRSIVSATIDAHIELVDKFAVIDLMLDFSELGVGVLRKKVKDHG, encoded by the exons CCTCCTCGAGTCTGGGGCTTACTCGGATTTCGTCATCACATGTGGGGCCGACACACACAAGGTTCACAAGGCCATTGTTTGCACTCAAGTAGACTTTTTTGCACATGCACTTGAGTTTGGTGGAAAG GAATCAACACTTCACAAAGTTGATCTACCCAGGGACGATCCGGAAGCTGTGAAGCAAATGATTCAGTACCTGTACAAGGGCGAGTACGATCCGGTCCTGCCTGATACGGAGTCAACAAAAACCGAACGATTTCCTATGGACGAGACAAAGAGTATGACATATCACTTCTCAGGAAATACCTTTACCTATGCATTTCCGCATACTTGTACGTCCGTTTGGGGTACGGATGTCTATGTGTGTTCGCATCACACCTGTGGCTCAGCCCCGAAGACAGACTTTGTTTGCGAAGAATGCGATCCATCACTGGCCTATGTTCCTCTCAATGGCACCTCCGAccagcttcttcttcatgCGAAGATGTACGAAATCACAGACAAATATAATGTCGTCGGTCTCAAAGATCTAGTCGTAGAGAAGTTTAGCCGGGCATGCAAGAACTTCTGGGACGATGACAACTTCCCCGTTGCGGCACATCATGCCTTTTCTACCGCTCCCGAGGACGACATGGATCTGCGCAGCATTGTCAGCGCAACCATCGATGCCCATATAGAGCTGGTCGACAAATTCGCTGTTATTGACCTTATGCTTGATTTCAGCGAACTTGGCGTGGGAGTTCTCCGGAAGAAGGTTAAAGACCATGGTTAG
- a CDS encoding BaeS, Signal transduction histidine kinase has product MTKAPLPSPTSKRDDSAPPPTARPPLQRLAASDAKTYQSHTQHPEPRAPDAAHTTDDEATDTEMSDQGSQPADGDGAGRPRRESRDDAPLGKASPDEMEVERLRGLQLKMLQQQQRARMRTSSNTPTVAALGSRRISPIKEEPLPGISPTLEGAFSSPSPSPHPLPTNFTNSTESTESARTIRGSMPPTPAAHAVRTPSYPFPTVPNTPRWASAFHMPFTSLSPTVMGGQPREYAMPKERIVSESSTPAASSTPFAPAGRNYQSPDAEDPRFPSPNLYDIVLHLGAEPGLAAWWTTVTSIMRDHYGAERATLAVPADASDIENVPWGQKTTFTATASDGSPHAATYQEAMGQSRNPQSETPGLRENMSFDTPPSTVIPERRPKLFSHHSFAGHERQKPMSPDTPTPSQPIRPRGPMRAASHAPHTSSRPEHPLRQVSQASFDGSSPNLAESTPTGGPSFSDPEFSSIGDPSPPSAVYHILRALDHEPDALIDNTGVNRVLERGRLVTLTRDYSTSMVTSKEDLSKDKSDQPKSAGTQAQEAQKATNARGRNLGFGDPRLPQHYEEYEQYPSSPWAQSPAPSPAIQNDADANPFFTTGSVDEDTFNPSRSPQDYTNYGMVEAIGIDKASTVTHIPLIHPTLSQVMSSPDVSTPSQTPSMTRRQSEQSMGASSSYREDFVRKAPIAILSILSPIVPYPRNLTNSLKHLGPHLATSFSNAWHFSNAQAQVASIRQRRMTTGTTGGINMPSDSDSLDDLLHLDLEDITNSAAGSVTSPSDYSGRSKHSPGGSIAGTPGWDATSLGFSSKQSVSSTPGHLAGSEAVESYFDARKQYTKSLTQSAQDQCARKTDKRPTKRVTMNPVAEQVGEDTSKSRNEKEDTLSARRVPLQDPSSRNHSYLHSYGADFTSSFQSLPAATTPGGRPQASQTHARRSSISDVDMPPPSESLLRTIIDSLPVQIFTAAPTTGVITWVNSKFLIYRGQTSGQVLQNPWDAMHPEDRGSYLEEWSRSLRTGQQLQKKVRLQRFDQCYRWFYVRVAPLKNKRQQIVHWIGTNMDFHEQHLAEQNSARQQETAASEAKYRALANSSPQIVFVVSDRRGLTFCNSQWISFSGQSEANALGNGFLEHVHPDDVIKCKLPELDEHGVANVPTTLPSDHGQHDSSSSDASSETERTITSPSGSAPDRMDMPQAKLSKLASTGILRVVKDAHGRPSYSTEVRLRNKDGDYRWHLVRVLLEKSLAENNNEETWYGSATDINDHKLLEQTLKETMDAKSKFLSNMSHEIRTPLNGISGMVNFLLDSVLNAEQLEHVNIIKASTDSLLNLINDILDLSKVEAGMIKLSMEWLHLPSLLEEVNDLNMGLAIQKGLELNYLVEEGVPAEVKGDKFRIRQVLLNVVGNAIKFTERGEIFIRCKVQPPDRSPPLKENETMVRFEVIDTGQGFTDAEAKYLFKRFSQIDASSTRQHGGTGLGLAISMQFVELHGGRMDARSAPGKGSTFFFTIKFGLPTAEDYPKPLVSTPGTPAFETPLITPSAPPQPPQPSALQKFVQSQTPGYTQLKRVSSLSSEKSEPVKSPIHSSSASERSRDSPSLSSGSSDHSLTSAALTGQSSVRSERSSASSYMQQVKASPDANINLELPPKRPDSERQHPSGYSTGSTESEQTARQSSPHRSLSPLGSALQPPMYSILVVCPLEHSREATIRHIKNTLPQGIPHQVTGQSSNIEAQRMMGGDNPVLFTHVVLVLHDTAEVHAIMDQIFSSTSYGNTSVVVVSDPSQKKELMRDAPHYDYDQLHIDRRLQFIYRPLKPSKFAIIFDPQKERESSTDRNQDSAQQVVVSQKLVFEELKRRVGGKNHKVLLVEDNKINQTVILKFLARIDIETETVLDGVQATETIFSKPPGYYSIVLCDLHMPNKDGYQACKEIRRWEKKHGYRRHPIIALSANVLGDVYAKCVEAGFNSYVTKPVEFKELSLAMTKFLDPDDPSKQPALMKKK; this is encoded by the exons ATGACAAAGGCCCCGCTCCCCTCTCCTACTTCCAAGAGAGACGATAGTGCGCCGCCACCCACGGCGCGCCCGCCACTGCAGAGACTTGCCGCCAGCGATGCAAAAACATACCAGTCGCACACCCAGCACCCCGAGCCCCGCGCACCAGACGCCGCCCACACCACCGACGATGAAGCCACGGATACCGAAATGAGCGACCAAGGGAGCCAGCCCGCTGACGGGGACGGGGCTGGCCGACCACGCAGGGAGAGCCGCGACGATGCGCCACTGGGCAAAGCCTCGCCTGATGAGATGGAGGTGGAGCGCCTGCGCGGCCTACAATTGAAGATGCTGCAGCAACAGCAGCGCGCGCGCATGCGAACTTCGTCCAACACGCCCACAGTTGCCGCTCTGGGCTCTCGTCGCATTTCGCCCATAAAGGAAGAGCCGCTGCCAGGCATTTCACCCACGCTTGAGGGTGCCTTTAGCAGTCCCAGCCCCAGTCCACATCCACTGCCGACCAACTTTACTAATTCGACTGAGTCGACTGAATCCGCGAGGACCATCCGCGGAAGCATGCCGCCCACACCTGCCGCCCACGCCGTCCGCACGCCTTCCTACCCGTTCCCCACTGTGCCAAACACACCGCGATGGGCTTCGGCTTTCCACATGCCCTTCACCAGCCTGTCGCCCACCGTCATGGGAGGCCAGCCGAGAGAGTACGCAATGCCGAAAGAGCGCATCGTCTCCGAGAGCAGCACGCCTGCGGCATCAAGCACACCCTTTGCCCCCGCAGGCCGCAATTACCAGAGCCCTGATGCCGAAGACCCACGATTCCCCAGTCCCAATCTCTACGACATTGTATTGCATTTGGGCGCCGAGCCTGGCCTTGCAGCATGGTGGACGACCGTCACTTCGATAATGCGCGATCACTACGGAGCAGAGCGCGCCACCTTAGCAGTACCAGCGGACGCATCCGACATTGAGAATGTGCCCTGGGGCCAGAAGACCACCTTCACTGCGACGGCGAGTGATGGCAGTCCACATGCTGCCACCTACCAGGAAGCAATGGGCCAATCGAGGAACCCACAGTCCGAGACGCCAGGTCTGCGGGAAAACATGTCTTTCGATACCCCACCATCGACAGTGATCCCGGAACGGAGACCGAAGCTGTTCTCGCACCATTCCTTTGCTGGCCATGAACGCCAGAAGCCCATGTCGCCAGACACCCCGACGCCCTCGCAGCCAATTCGACCAAGAGGCCCAATGAGGGCTGCAAGCCACGCCCCTCACACCAGCTCAAGGCCAGAACACCCATTGAGACAAGTCTCACAGGCCTCATTTGACGGCAGTTCACCCAATCTTGCAGAGTCGACTCCAACCGGAGGTCCGTCTTTCAGTGACCCAGAATTTTCCAGTATTGGTGACCCTTCACCGCCCAGTGCCGTGTACCACATACTCCGTGCTCTCGACCACGAACCGGACGCGTTGATAGACAACACTGGAGTTAACCGTGTTCTGGAGAGGGGACGTCTGGTTACGTTGACTAGAGACTACTCGACTTCAATGGTCACCTCCAAAGAAGACTTATCCAAGGACAAGTCAGACCAGCCCAAGTCTGCCGGAACCCAGGCACAGGAAGCTCAAAAAGCAACAAATGCTCGTGGTCGTAATCTTGGCTTCGGTGACCCTCGACTACCTCAGCACTATGAAGAGTATGAACAGTATCCAAGTTCGCCATGGGCACAATCACCTGCCCCTTCGCCAGCTATCCAAAACGATGCTGACGCCAACCCCTTCTTTACGACCGGCAGCGTTGACGAAGACACGTTCAATCCATCCCGCTCTCCGCAGGATTACACAAATTATGGCATGGTCGAAGCCATCGGCATTGATAAGGCTAGCACCGTCACACACATACCGCTGATACACCCCACCCTGTCGCAGGTAATGTCGTCGCCAGATGTATCCACTCCTTCCCAAACCCCCTCTATGACCAGGAGACAATCTGAACAGTCTATGGGCGCTTCGTCGTCCTACAGAGAGGATTTTGTGAGAAAAGCGCCCATTGCAATTCTTTCCATCCTGTCGCCCATTGTGCCATATCCACGTAACTTGACCAACTCGCTCAAGCATCTTGGACCTCATCTGGCAACGTCCTTTTCCAATGCCTGGCATTTCAGCAATGCACAAGCCCAGGTCGCCTCTATACGACAGCGACGTATGACTACCGGCACGACAGGAGGTATCAATATGCCCTCAGATTCCGATAGTCTTGACGACTTGCTTCATCTTGATCTTGAAGATATAACAAACTCTGCAGCGGGGAGCGTCACTAGTCCCTCCGACTACTCTGGCCGTTCCAAGCATAGCCCGGGCGGTTCTATTGCAGGGACACCCGGATGGGACGCTACTTCGCTGGGGTTCTCTAGCAAGCAATCCGTTAGTAGCACGCCTGGGCATCTTGCCGGCAGTGAAGCGGTCGAGAGCTACTTTGATGCCAGAAAACAATATACCAAGTCACTAACTCAGTCCGCACAAGACCAATGTGCACGGAAGACAGACAAACGGCCCACAAAACGCGTCACTATGAACCCTGTAGCTGAGCAAGTTGGCGAGGATACTTCCAAGTCACGTAATGAAAAGGAAGATACGTTGAGCGCACGCCGCGTTCCACTGCAAGACCCTTCTAGCCGTAACCATTCCTACTTACACTCGTACGGGGCGGATTTTACTTCATCCTTCCAATCGTTACCGGCTGCGACAACGCCAGGAGGACGACCTCAAGCTTCCCAGACGCATGCCAGACGCTCTTCTATCAGCGATGTCGATATGCCACCTCCTTCTGAAAGCTTGCTTCGGACCATCATCGACTCATTGCCCGTGCAGATATTTACTGCCGCACCAACCACTGGCGTCATAACCTGGGTGAACTCCAAGTTCTTGATATATCGAGGTCAGACTTCTGGCCAAGTCCTGCAAAACCCGTGGGATGCCATGCACCCAGAGGACCGTGGATCTTATCTGGAGGAATGGAGTCGATCCTTGAGGACAGGCCAACAGCTCCAGAAGAAAGTTAGGCTCCAACGGTTTGATCAATGCTATCGGTGGTTCTATGTTCGCGTTGCACCACTCAAGAACAAACGCCAACAGATAGTTCACTGGATTGGGACTAACATGGATTTCCATGAGCAACATCTCGCTGAACAGAACTCGGCCCGTCAACAGGAGACGGCGGCTTCTGAAGCCAAGTATCGCGCACTGGCGAACTCAAGCCCTCAGATCGTTTTCGTCGTCTCCGACCGTAGAGGCCTGACCTTTTGCAACTCCCAGTGGATCTCCTTCTCTGGCCAAAGTGAGGCTAATGCCCTGGGTAACGGCTTCTTGGAACACGTGCACCCTGACGATGTCATCAAGTGCAAGCTTCCGGAGCTAGACGAACATGGTGTAGCGAACGTACCCACGACGTTACCATCTGACCACGGGCAACACGACTCCAGTTCTTCTGATGCTTCATCAGAGACAGAGAGAACCATAACTAGTCCTAGTGGCTCGGCACCAGACAGGATGGATATGCCACAGGCCAAGCTCTCGAAACTGGCAAGCACGGGAATACTAAGGGTCGTCAAGGACGCTCATGGACGCCCGTCTTACTCTACCGAAGTCCGACTTCGCAATAAAGATGGTGATTACAGGTGGCACCTGGTAAGGGTTCTGTTGGAGAAGTCGCTGGCTGAGAACAACAACGAGGAAACATGGTATGGCTCGGCTACAGACATCAACGACCACAAATTACTCGAGCAAACTCTGAAGGAGACCATGGACGCGAAATCCAAGTTTTTGAGCAACATGTCCCACGAAATCCGAACCCCACTGAACGGTATCTCTGGCATGGTCAACTTCCTTCTCGATAGCGTTCTCAACGCCGAGCAACTAGAGCACGTCAACATCATCAAGGCTAGTACCGATAGCTTGCTCAATCTCATCAACGATATTCTCGACCTGAGCAAGGTCGAAGCGGGTATGATCAAGCTTTCGATGGAATGGCTTCATTTACCGTCTTTGCTTGAGGAAGTCAACGACCTGAACATGGGACTTGCCATTCAGAAAGGTCTTGAGCTTAATTATCTCGTTGAGGAAGGTGTGCCAGCAGAGGTCAAGGGCGACAAGTTCCGCATTCGGCAGGTGCTTCTCAACGTGGTGGGCAATGCAATCAAGTTCACAGAGCGTGGGGAGATCTTCATACGCTGCAAGGTTCAGCCACCGGATCGTTCTCCGCCTTTGAAGGAGAACGAGACGATGGTTCGATTCGAAGTCATTGACACAGGACAGGGCTTTACTGATGCTGAGGCTAAGTACCTCTTCAAAAGGTTTAGCCAGATTGATGCCAGCAGTACTAGACAACATGGTGGTACAGGCCTTGGCTTGGCCATTTCCATGCAATTTGTCGAACTACATGGAGGCAGGATGGACGCTAGAAGCGCGCCAGGCAAAGGCTCAACCTTCTTCTTCACGATCAAGTTCGGACTCCCCACTGCTGAAGACTATCCCAAGCCGCTTGTGTCGACGCCAGGAACGCCAGCGTTTGAGACTCCACTCATTACTCCATCAGCACCACCACAACCTCCGCAGCCATCGGCTCTACAGAAGTTTGTTCAATCACAGACGCCTGGGTACACGCAACTCAAACGCGTATCGAGCCTGTCATCTGAAAAGAGCGAGCCTGTCAAATCTCCGATTCACAGTTCGTCGGCCTCTGAGCGCTCACGTGACTCGCCTTCGCTGTCCTCTGGAAGCTCTGACCATTCACTAACTAGTGCTGCACTCACTGGACAATCAAGTGTGCGATCAGAAAGATCATCAGCGTCATCATATATGCAACAGGTCAAAGCCTCCCCGGACGCCAATATCAACCTGGAACTGCCTCCCAAGCGACCGGATAGCGAAAGGCAACATCCCTCCGGCTACTCTACAGGGTCTACTGAATCGGAACAGACGGCCCGCCAATCTTCACCGCACCGCAGTCTTTCACCACTCGGTAGTGCCCTGCAGCCTCCGATGTACTCTATTCTTGTGGTGTGTCCACTGGAGCATAGTAGGGAAGCTACAATCAGACACATCAAAAACACGCTTCCCCAAGGCATACCTCATCAGGTAACCGGGCAGTCAAGCAACATTGAAGCGCAAAGAATGATGGGTGGTGATAACCCGGTATTGTTCACTCACGTTGTTCTGGTGCTGCATGATACGGCCGAAGTACATGCGATTATGGATCAGATTTTCAGCTCTACTTCATATGGCAATACATCCGTAGTCGTTGTATCAGATCCATCGCAGAAGAAAGAACTCATGAGGGATGCTCCGCACTACGACTATGATCAGCTCCACATCGATCGTCGTCTGCAATTTATCTACCGACCACTGAAGCCGTCCAAATTCGCCATCATATTCGACCCCCAGAAGGAGCGTGAGTCCAGTACAGATCGCAACCAGGATAGTGCGCAGCAAGTTGTGGTCAGCCAAAAGCTTGTATTTGAGGAGCTCAAGCGTCGGGTCGGTGGCAAGAACCACAAAGTTCTCCTCGTCGAAGACAATAAGATCAACCAAACT GTGATCCTAAAGTTCCTTGCTAGGATCGACATCGAAACAGAGACTGTACTCGATGGTGTTCAAGCTACTGAAACCATCTTCTCCAAACCGCCGGGCTACTATTCAATCGTACTT TGCGATTTGCATATGCCCAACAAAGATGGGTATCAAGCCTGCAAAGAGATCCGGCGATGGGAAAAGAAGCATGGGTACCGTCGCCACCCGATCATCGCGCTCTCTGCCAACGTCCTCGGGGACGTGTACGCAAAGTGTGTGGAAGCGGGCTTCAACTCTTATGTCACTAAGCCGGTGGAGTTCAAGGAACTCTCTCTTGCCATGACCAAATTCCTGGACCCGGATGATCCATCGAAGCAGCCTGCTCTCATGAAGAAGAAGTGA